One genomic window of Halobellus limi includes the following:
- a CDS encoding proton-conducting membrane transporter, protein MTTKPELNLGSHLVPGLAAAALFVVMAATILAASFPEPQGFAEGANITASIGYAMFNLDLGDVAGESFLVAFLLIAVTLDVALDGAVHLATREGDGDGRTLLADGGRELKRTLFGGEE, encoded by the coding sequence ATGACCACGAAACCGGAACTGAACCTGGGTTCGCACCTGGTTCCCGGTCTCGCCGCCGCGGCCCTATTCGTCGTAATGGCCGCGACGATCCTCGCGGCGTCGTTCCCCGAACCGCAGGGGTTCGCCGAGGGCGCGAACATCACGGCCAGTATCGGCTACGCGATGTTCAACCTCGATCTCGGCGACGTCGCCGGGGAGAGCTTCCTCGTCGCCTTCCTCCTGATCGCGGTGACGCTGGACGTCGCCCTCGACGGGGCCGTCCACCTCGCGACGCGGGAGGGCGACGGCGACGGGCGGACGCTCCTGGCCGACGGCGGTCGGGAACTCAAACGCACGCTGTTCGGGGGTGAGGAGTGA
- a CDS encoding complex I subunit 1/NuoH family protein encodes MVPLQSQVLLPERIAGLLGLSGTVGQIVGGLLGAFLIANLLLVQTAVAGPWAKRKITAAFTDRIAVNRVGPFGLVVIVADAVRLLSKELVIPEGVDRPAYDLGPLLVPFSALLGFAVIPMGNGIHLADPETGAVFAFAASSIASLGIVMMGYASNNKYSLLGGLRAIASNIAYEIPLIVTAASVIIFTGTLQMSEIVAQQTDPLLSIAGVTIPQWFAFVNPFAFVLFVIANLAEVGRNPFDVPEAPTEIVAGFQTEYSSVYFVLIYLGEFIHIFLGGALAATLFLGGPAGPVLPGFVWFTIKIWAFYLFTQWARSAIPRLRIDQFLDVGWKGMLVLSFANLVLTAVIVGVIA; translated from the coding sequence ATGGTGCCGCTGCAGTCGCAGGTGCTCTTACCCGAGCGGATCGCCGGCCTCCTGGGGCTTTCGGGGACGGTCGGGCAGATCGTCGGCGGTCTGCTCGGCGCGTTCCTGATCGCCAACCTACTGCTCGTCCAGACGGCCGTCGCCGGCCCGTGGGCCAAGCGAAAGATCACCGCCGCGTTCACCGACCGCATCGCGGTGAACCGGGTCGGCCCGTTCGGCCTGGTCGTCATCGTCGCCGACGCCGTCCGACTGCTCTCGAAGGAGCTCGTGATTCCGGAGGGCGTCGACCGACCGGCGTACGACCTGGGGCCGCTTCTGGTTCCCTTCTCGGCGCTGCTCGGCTTCGCCGTCATCCCGATGGGCAACGGCATCCACCTCGCCGACCCCGAGACGGGCGCGGTGTTCGCCTTCGCGGCCTCCTCGATCGCCTCGCTCGGCATCGTGATGATGGGCTACGCGTCGAACAACAAGTACTCGCTGCTCGGCGGCCTCCGGGCGATCGCCTCCAACATCGCCTACGAGATCCCGCTGATCGTCACCGCGGCGTCGGTGATCATCTTCACCGGCACGCTGCAGATGAGCGAGATCGTCGCCCAGCAGACCGACCCGCTGCTCTCTATCGCGGGCGTCACGATCCCGCAGTGGTTCGCGTTCGTCAACCCGTTCGCGTTCGTGCTGTTCGTGATCGCGAACCTCGCGGAGGTCGGCCGCAACCCCTTCGACGTGCCGGAGGCGCCGACCGAGATCGTCGCCGGGTTCCAGACTGAGTACTCCTCGGTGTACTTCGTGCTCATCTACCTCGGCGAGTTCATCCACATCTTCCTCGGCGGCGCGCTGGCGGCGACGCTGTTCCTCGGCGGCCCGGCCGGACCGGTCCTGCCGGGATTCGTCTGGTTCACGATCAAGATCTGGGCGTTCTACCTGTTCACCCAGTGGGCGCGATCCGCGATCCCCCGCCTCCGCATCGACCAGTTCCTCGACGTCGGCTGGAAGGGGATGCTCGTGCTCTCCTTCGCGAACCTGGTGCTCACGGCCGTAATCGTGGGAGTGATAGCATGA
- a CDS encoding NADH-quinone oxidoreductase subunit J yields MVYETIAFALFALVTVGCSLGVVLVRDVWHSALLLGGALLSVAVHYVMLQAEFLAAMQILVYVGGVLILITFAVMLTRTQPEVSST; encoded by the coding sequence ATGGTTTATGAAACCATCGCGTTCGCGCTGTTCGCCCTCGTGACCGTGGGCTGCAGCCTGGGCGTCGTCCTCGTGCGGGACGTCTGGCACTCCGCACTCCTGCTGGGGGGCGCGCTCTTGAGCGTCGCGGTGCACTACGTGATGTTGCAGGCGGAGTTTCTCGCCGCAATGCAGATCCTCGTCTACGTCGGCGGGGTTCTCATCCTCATCACGTTCGCCGTGATGCTGACGCGCACACAACCGGAGGTGAGTAGCACATGA
- a CDS encoding NADH-quinone oxidoreductase subunit D, producing the protein MSLEEPTPEDGAVEVLPTEGDEIAELLGDLVVDREEHVNAPGFVIRPDSVQETLRRLRDEAGFDHLSCVTAEEREDRYESIYHLTSFDDRQREVSVVVPTTKDDPVSESAEPVFRTADWHEREAYDLIGIEYDDHPDLRRILLPDTWQGHPLSQNYDQDRPQIVTLKEWENPLADDHREEEGDTMYVNIGPHHPATHGVLHVKTVLDGEQVADVDPDIGYLHRCEEQMCQTKTYRHQIMPYPDRWDYASSGLLNEWAYARAAEDLNDIEVPEYAQIIRTMGAEFCRIASHMLAVGTFALDVYGDFTAIFMYAMRDREKVQSVLEELTGQRMMFNYFRLGGVVWDLPEPREDFFEMIRDYLDELPQAVEEYHDLITSNEILQSRTIDTGVLPPEVAKSYGATGPVARGSGIDYDLRRDDPYGYYDELEWDVITEDGCDNFSRLLVRLREVEESAKIIEQCVDLLEDWPEDERNIQANVPRTLRPDDDTEIYRAVEAAKGELGIYIRADGTEKPGRFKIRSPCFSNLQTLPEMSTGEYIPDMVASLGSLDIVLGEVDR; encoded by the coding sequence ATGAGCCTCGAAGAACCGACCCCAGAGGACGGCGCAGTCGAGGTCCTCCCGACGGAGGGCGACGAGATCGCCGAACTGCTCGGCGACCTCGTCGTCGACCGCGAGGAGCACGTCAACGCGCCCGGGTTCGTCATCCGGCCCGACAGCGTCCAAGAGACGCTGCGTCGCCTCCGCGACGAGGCCGGGTTCGACCACCTCTCGTGTGTCACCGCCGAGGAGCGCGAGGACCGCTACGAGTCGATCTACCACCTCACGAGCTTCGACGACCGACAGCGCGAGGTCAGCGTCGTCGTCCCGACGACGAAGGACGACCCCGTCAGCGAGTCGGCCGAACCGGTGTTCCGGACGGCCGACTGGCACGAGCGGGAGGCCTACGACCTGATCGGCATCGAGTACGACGACCACCCCGATCTGCGTCGGATCCTCCTGCCCGACACGTGGCAGGGACACCCGCTCTCGCAGAACTACGACCAGGACCGCCCGCAGATCGTCACGCTCAAAGAGTGGGAGAACCCCCTCGCCGACGACCACCGCGAGGAGGAGGGCGACACGATGTACGTCAACATCGGGCCGCACCACCCCGCAACGCACGGCGTCCTCCACGTCAAGACGGTGCTCGACGGCGAGCAGGTCGCGGACGTCGACCCCGACATCGGCTACCTCCACCGCTGCGAGGAGCAGATGTGTCAGACGAAGACGTACCGCCACCAGATCATGCCGTACCCCGATCGCTGGGACTACGCCTCCTCCGGGCTCCTGAACGAGTGGGCGTACGCCCGCGCCGCGGAGGACCTCAACGACATCGAGGTCCCGGAGTACGCGCAGATCATCCGGACGATGGGCGCGGAGTTCTGCCGCATCGCCTCGCACATGCTCGCGGTCGGGACGTTCGCGCTGGACGTCTACGGCGACTTCACCGCGATCTTCATGTACGCGATGCGGGACCGCGAGAAGGTCCAGAGCGTCCTCGAAGAACTCACCGGCCAGCGGATGATGTTCAACTACTTCCGCCTGGGCGGCGTCGTCTGGGACCTCCCCGAGCCGCGCGAGGACTTCTTCGAGATGATCAGAGACTACCTCGACGAGCTTCCGCAGGCCGTCGAGGAGTACCACGACCTCATCACCTCCAACGAGATCCTGCAGTCGCGGACGATCGACACGGGCGTGCTCCCGCCGGAGGTCGCGAAGTCCTACGGCGCGACGGGCCCCGTCGCTCGCGGCTCCGGCATCGACTACGACCTCCGTCGGGACGACCCCTACGGCTACTACGACGAACTCGAGTGGGACGTCATCACGGAGGACGGCTGCGACAACTTCAGCCGACTGCTCGTCCGCCTCCGCGAGGTCGAAGAGTCCGCGAAGATCATCGAGCAGTGCGTCGACCTGCTCGAAGACTGGCCCGAGGACGAGCGGAACATCCAGGCGAACGTGCCGCGGACGCTCCGCCCCGACGACGACACGGAGATCTACCGCGCCGTCGAGGCCGCCAAGGGCGAACTCGGCATCTACATCCGCGCGGACGGCACCGAGAAGCCCGGCCGCTTTAAGATCCGCAGTCCGTGCTTCTCGAACCTCCAGACGCTGCCGGAGATGTCCACCGGCGAGTACATCCCGGACATGGTCGCCTCGCTGGGTAGCTTAGACATCGTGCTCGGAGAGGTGGACCGATAA
- a CDS encoding complex I subunit 4 family protein, protein MIIEALIAVTFLAALVVFVAPDEYAGRLAAALSALPILGSLWMWAQYDASGNALLGGSIAFETDAVWLTLGGLDLHWFVGVDGISLPLVVLTTILSTLAIVSAWTPITERESQFYGLMLFMEANLIGVFTALDFFAWFVFWEAVLVPMYFLIGVWGGPNRRYAAIKFFVYTNVASLVMFIGFIALVFGLGDSVSSMRLPEIAQALRAGELGAFAGLDAATLKTVAFVATFLGFAVKVPVAPLHTWLPDAHVEAPTPVSVMLAGVLLKMGTYALLRFNFTMMPDVATALVVPIAGIAVISVIYGAMLALAQQDLKRIVAYSSVSSMGYVILGLVAYTTYGVGGATFQMIAHGLISGLMFMAVGVIYNTTHTRMVGDMSGIADRMPLTAGIFVAGAFGYMGLPLMAGFAGEFFIFKGSFESTVHAGMPLFTAAAMFGIVIVAGYLLFAMQRTLFGPFSFDGEYEITNAPFHDVAPLAVLLLLTIVLGVAPDLFFGMIQEAVNPILTGGGL, encoded by the coding sequence ATGATAATCGAAGCGCTCATCGCAGTCACGTTCCTCGCCGCGCTGGTCGTGTTCGTCGCCCCCGACGAGTACGCCGGCCGACTCGCGGCGGCACTCAGCGCGCTCCCGATCCTCGGGAGCCTCTGGATGTGGGCACAGTACGACGCGAGCGGGAACGCCCTGCTGGGCGGCTCGATCGCGTTCGAGACGGACGCCGTCTGGCTGACGCTGGGCGGCCTCGACCTCCACTGGTTCGTCGGCGTCGACGGCATCAGTCTGCCGCTCGTCGTCCTCACGACGATCCTCTCCACGCTGGCGATCGTCAGCGCGTGGACGCCGATCACGGAGCGGGAGTCGCAGTTCTACGGACTGATGCTCTTTATGGAGGCGAACCTCATCGGCGTCTTCACCGCGCTCGACTTCTTCGCGTGGTTCGTCTTCTGGGAGGCCGTCCTCGTCCCGATGTACTTCCTCATCGGCGTCTGGGGCGGTCCGAACCGCCGCTACGCCGCGATCAAGTTCTTCGTGTACACCAACGTCGCGTCGCTCGTGATGTTCATCGGCTTCATCGCCTTGGTGTTCGGCCTCGGCGACTCGGTGTCGTCGATGCGCCTGCCCGAGATCGCCCAGGCGCTCCGCGCCGGTGAACTCGGCGCGTTCGCCGGCCTCGACGCCGCGACGCTGAAGACGGTCGCCTTCGTGGCGACGTTCCTCGGCTTCGCGGTGAAGGTGCCGGTCGCGCCGCTGCACACGTGGCTTCCGGACGCTCACGTCGAAGCGCCGACGCCGGTGTCGGTGATGCTGGCGGGCGTCCTCCTGAAGATGGGGACGTACGCGCTCCTGCGGTTCAACTTCACGATGATGCCGGACGTCGCGACGGCGCTCGTCGTCCCGATCGCGGGCATCGCCGTCATCAGCGTCATCTACGGCGCGATGCTGGCGCTGGCCCAGCAGGACCTCAAGCGCATCGTCGCGTACTCCTCGGTGTCCTCTATGGGCTACGTCATCCTCGGACTCGTCGCGTACACCACCTACGGAGTCGGCGGCGCGACGTTCCAGATGATCGCCCACGGCCTCATCTCGGGGCTGATGTTCATGGCGGTCGGCGTCATCTACAACACGACGCACACCCGGATGGTCGGCGATATGTCCGGGATCGCAGACCGGATGCCCCTCACCGCGGGCATCTTCGTCGCCGGCGCGTTCGGCTACATGGGCCTGCCGCTGATGGCCGGCTTCGCGGGCGAGTTCTTCATCTTCAAGGGCTCCTTCGAGTCGACCGTCCACGCGGGGATGCCGCTGTTCACGGCGGCGGCGATGTTCGGCATCGTCATCGTCGCGGGCTACCTGCTCTTCGCGATGCAGCGGACGCTGTTCGGCCCCTTCAGCTTCGACGGCGAGTACGAGATCACGAACGCGCCGTTCCACGACGTCGCGCCGCTCGCGGTGCTGCTGCTGCTCACGATCGTGCTCGGCGTCGCTCCCGACCTCTTCTTCGGGATGATCCAGGAGGCCGTTAACCCGATCCTCACGGGAGGTGGACTGTGA
- the nuoL gene encoding NADH-quinone oxidoreductase subunit L codes for MAGILDFAPAIVLLPFVSFLVALAVGDRLPKGGAYAGIAATAGSLVLSIATVLTVAGGQTYDATVYTWAEGLDAVDLTFGVLIDPLSAMMLLIVTLIAFLVHVFSLGYMNDEGETGLPRYYAGLGLFTASMLGFVVADNLLMAFMFFELVGLCSYLLIGFHFREPGPPSAAKKAFLVTRFGDYFFLVGVVAVFATFGTASFVGSESFPALAEAALRGEASVTTFGFAPETWFTIVGLLVLGGVIGKSAQFPLHTWLPDAMEGPTPVSALIHAATMVAAGVYLVARMYGFYAVSPTALAIIAFVGGFTALFAASMGLVKRELKQVLAYSTISQYGYMMLALGGGGYVAATFHLMTHAFFKALLFLGAGSVIIAMHHNENMWDMGGLKDKMPVTYYTFLSGSLALAGIFPFAGFWSKDEVLYETLLHGLDGNPILLAAYAMGLVAVFFTGFYTFRMVFLTFHGKPRTQTAEDPHGVRWNVKFPLAVLGVLAAVAGFVNMVPVAELTGLHIEFLHTWLEHGYAGLTTEHYSTLLHDFAGYGAAGLHLSPLLPGAVSLGLALAGSGLAYLLYNVPEPVRHTDRLGGIKKVLYNNYYQDEYQVWLANGVTRPVARAANKFDGGVVDGVVNGVSGVSLFAGGRVRRIQTGVVSNYAALLTLGLTALLLAFGVLGGWFV; via the coding sequence ATGGCAGGAATACTCGACTTCGCACCCGCGATCGTGTTGTTGCCGTTCGTCTCGTTCCTCGTCGCGCTCGCGGTCGGCGACCGCCTCCCGAAGGGCGGCGCGTACGCCGGCATCGCCGCGACGGCGGGATCGCTCGTCCTCTCGATCGCGACGGTCCTGACCGTCGCCGGGGGACAGACGTACGACGCGACCGTCTACACCTGGGCGGAGGGGCTCGACGCGGTCGATCTGACGTTCGGCGTCCTGATCGACCCGCTGTCGGCGATGATGCTTCTCATCGTCACGCTGATCGCCTTCCTCGTCCACGTCTTCAGTCTCGGCTACATGAACGACGAGGGTGAGACCGGCCTTCCGCGCTACTACGCCGGTCTCGGGCTGTTCACGGCGTCGATGCTCGGCTTCGTCGTCGCGGACAACCTGCTCATGGCGTTTATGTTCTTCGAGCTGGTCGGGCTCTGCTCGTACCTGCTCATCGGCTTCCACTTCCGGGAGCCGGGCCCGCCGAGCGCCGCGAAGAAGGCGTTCCTCGTCACGCGCTTCGGGGACTACTTCTTCCTCGTCGGCGTCGTCGCCGTCTTCGCGACGTTCGGCACGGCGTCGTTCGTCGGCTCCGAGTCGTTCCCCGCGCTCGCCGAAGCCGCGCTCCGCGGTGAGGCCTCGGTCACCACGTTCGGCTTCGCGCCGGAGACGTGGTTCACGATCGTCGGCCTGCTCGTGCTGGGCGGCGTGATCGGCAAGTCCGCGCAGTTCCCGCTGCACACGTGGCTGCCGGACGCGATGGAGGGCCCGACGCCGGTCTCGGCGCTCATCCACGCGGCGACGATGGTCGCCGCCGGGGTCTACCTCGTCGCGCGGATGTACGGCTTCTACGCCGTCTCGCCGACCGCGCTCGCGATCATCGCCTTCGTCGGCGGCTTCACGGCGCTGTTCGCCGCGTCGATGGGGCTCGTCAAGCGCGAACTCAAGCAGGTGCTCGCGTACTCGACGATCTCGCAGTACGGGTACATGATGCTCGCGCTGGGCGGCGGCGGCTACGTGGCCGCGACCTTCCACCTGATGACGCACGCGTTCTTCAAGGCGCTGCTGTTCCTCGGGGCCGGGTCGGTCATCATCGCGATGCACCACAACGAGAACATGTGGGACATGGGCGGCCTGAAGGACAAGATGCCCGTGACCTACTACACGTTCCTCTCGGGATCGCTCGCGCTCGCGGGCATCTTCCCGTTCGCCGGCTTCTGGTCGAAGGACGAGGTGCTCTATGAGACGCTCTTGCACGGCCTCGACGGGAACCCGATCCTGCTCGCCGCCTACGCGATGGGGCTCGTCGCCGTCTTCTTCACCGGCTTCTACACCTTCCGGATGGTCTTCTTGACGTTCCACGGAAAGCCCCGGACGCAGACGGCAGAGGACCCACACGGCGTGCGCTGGAACGTGAAGTTCCCGCTCGCCGTGCTCGGCGTGCTGGCCGCGGTCGCCGGGTTCGTGAACATGGTTCCCGTCGCCGAGCTGACGGGACTCCACATCGAGTTCCTCCACACGTGGCTCGAACACGGATACGCCGGCCTGACGACCGAGCACTACAGCACGCTGCTGCACGACTTCGCCGGCTACGGCGCGGCGGGGCTCCACCTGAGCCCGCTGCTTCCCGGTGCGGTCTCGCTGGGGCTCGCGCTCGCGGGGTCGGGCCTCGCGTACCTGCTGTACAACGTCCCCGAACCGGTCCGCCACACCGACCGGCTCGGCGGCATCAAGAAAGTGCTGTACAACAACTACTACCAGGACGAGTACCAGGTCTGGCTGGCCAACGGGGTGACCCGACCGGTCGCCCGCGCGGCCAACAAGTTCGACGGCGGCGTCGTCGACGGCGTCGTCAACGGCGTCTCCGGCGTCAGCCTGTTCGCCGGCGGCCGCGTCCGGCGGATCCAGACCGGCGTCGTGAGTAACTACGCGGCGCTCCTGACGCTCGGCCTGACCGCGTTGCTTCTCGCCTTCGGAGTTCTCGGAGGGTGGTTCGTATGA
- the nuoK gene encoding NADH-quinone oxidoreductase subunit NuoK, with product MVPPEYYLLLSAAVFCIGLFGILTRRNALLFLMSVELLLNAANVNLVAFSFVWGNVTGQTFGLFVMALAAAEVAIGIGIILVLYRNFDGVDVTEATTMRW from the coding sequence ATGGTCCCGCCGGAGTACTACCTGCTTCTCTCCGCCGCCGTCTTCTGTATCGGCCTGTTCGGCATCCTGACGCGGCGCAACGCGCTGCTGTTCCTGATGTCGGTCGAACTGCTCTTGAACGCCGCGAACGTCAACCTCGTCGCGTTCTCCTTCGTCTGGGGGAACGTCACGGGGCAGACGTTCGGGCTGTTCGTGATGGCGCTCGCCGCCGCCGAGGTCGCGATCGGGATCGGGATCATCCTGGTGCTGTACCGCAACTTCGACGGCGTCGACGTCACCGAGGCGACGACGATGAGGTGGTAA
- a CDS encoding NuoI/complex I 23 kDa subunit family protein → MIGVLKSMATTMKHALDGETFTVEYPDVAPEVSPRFRGVHKFSQERCIWCRQCENVCPNDTIQIVQDDQRNGEQYNLHIGQCIYCRLCEEVCPVDAILLTQNFEFTADTKDDFVYNKEQLKNVPWYKDIDPLNSREPDRDAWIGEGEGEVDYQ, encoded by the coding sequence ATGATCGGCGTACTCAAATCGATGGCGACGACGATGAAACACGCACTGGACGGGGAGACGTTCACGGTCGAATACCCCGACGTCGCACCCGAAGTGAGCCCGCGCTTCCGCGGAGTCCACAAGTTCAGCCAGGAGCGCTGCATCTGGTGTCGACAGTGCGAGAACGTCTGTCCGAACGACACGATCCAGATCGTCCAGGACGACCAGCGCAACGGCGAGCAGTACAACCTCCACATCGGGCAGTGCATCTACTGTCGGCTCTGCGAGGAGGTCTGTCCCGTCGACGCCATCCTGCTCACGCAGAACTTCGAGTTCACCGCCGACACGAAGGACGACTTCGTGTACAACAAAGAGCAACTGAAGAACGTTCCGTGGTACAAGGACATCGACCCGCTCAACTCCAGAGAGCCCGACCGCGACGCGTGGATCGGCGAGGGAGAGGGCGAGGTGGACTACCAGTGA